TCCAGAGTCATAGTAGAaaagacttgctcaaggtgctgtgcagtgggactgaacccgaaatcacgtggttgcataatgaacatcttaaccacagaGACATACCTGCGCCTACATTGGTACAATCTTTAGTGGGAAATACAAACGCTATAGGCAGTCATTACTGCGTTCATAGAATAACTTGGCAATTATTATTTGATTGCTGATGAAGGTTAATAAATTAGTAACAGTGTTAGTTTATcgagtgaaggcacgtggcctggcagttaggttgttgcactcacgatcgctagatcgttgattcgattccccgaccgggcgGCTccttgtgttcttgaacaaaacacttgcTCCCCCTTTCTGTCAGTGGGGAattgttggcctgctcgcctagccagcggggAGGCGTCATGCGAAGgttaaaacgatgcaaagcgcattgtgactagcaatgtgtaacaacatctgatagtctgaatAGTGAAGttgttagtttatttaatgaATATGATGGACATGTACAGCTGTCTCATGTATCTAGTAGaacttaattaaatttatttaatcaatttgcGAGCGCAGTGGTAGTTAAAATCCTAGCGCATACACCATACTAACTATTAGCATGATATTTCAGAAATTCTTTGAATCTACTCCATATCAGTGTGTTGTTACCTGCTGAATGATAATTGGTCAGACAAGATTGTAGTTGTTCGTTTTTCTCAAATTGTGAGATATATTTCTAAAAGCAAATGATGGATGGTTTGCATTACTGCGTTTATGTAAAAAATCGAGGCGTTTGGTTAAATGTAAGCCTGgaagtttttgttgttattatagaaTGTTAACGTTTCAGAAATTGACTGTTTTGAGATACCCCTTATTGCTATTTGTTAAAGTTCATGTCGTTTAACAGTTGGATGTAAGCTATAGCTTCAGAGATAGTGGTAACTAACCACAAAATGAGATCGCAAAGAGGAAAATAACTGCAGCTCAACTGTCTACTCGGTTgagagaacaacagcaacaacaataaaagcaacttcaactacaacatgaacaacaacagtaTATTGCTTAACACAGTTGTCAGAACTTTCAGAGAATAATTTTTTGTGCATAAAAGCAAAGTAAATGCATTGTTCATAGTTAAAAATACAGTTAAGTTAtaacaatttatttcaatatcCGATATTTTCTGCAAAATCGAGTTATAAGAGTTattcagagagaaaataaatcatGTTTCCAAGAGGTTAATGAAGATGGTGTCGTGTTATCAGGTTCCAAATTTTAATTAGCAGAATTAATTTCTGACTTCTCTTCGGTAAAATATCGTTTCGATTTCAAGCCAATTACAGCTGccacaaattttaataaaaaggCCAAGCTGCTTAGTCCACATTGTAATAGAAAAAAACGATAACGAAATGTGTCCATATCATATTCCTTACAAGCACCCTTCTGTTCGCAGGCAAGTTTAGACCATGTTTTACACGAGGAGTCAACAACATAGCCAAATGCTGGTGGTGCCGGAAGCCAACCTAGAAATAGAAGGAAATAATTTTGTGATAGATATTTAAACTTGATTCAACCACCGTCCCTTTTTCGAGGTCGCTCTAAACCAGTGATTCCCACAGTGGGTGGTACTTCCCCCTCAGTGGCTGGTGGAAAGATCCCGGAGGGCTTTGAAGAAGAGTGGGGGTGATAATGAGGTGACCAAAAGGGGGCTGATGTATGCAAAAAAGTCAGCAAGtaaagggttaattaggttaagttttattcgtaaaatacagttgttttgaatttgttgtAGAAAGTAGTCTATGTTTGTGGTGATGAGTGGTGGGGGTGCTAGAAATGTGGCCCTGGTGTCAAGGAGGCAGAAGCTTGAAAACGTTTGGGCACCACTGGCCTAATCTATGATTTGGAAGGACCATGGTTCAGAATTAGCTTCTCAGTTACATACTTTCCTGTTTGATTTTGAGtggtgacaccttgggaaagtgtcttttgtTATATCTTCGACTCGATCAAAATCTAGCGAATAAAATTTTAGTAGAAACAAGCTACGAGGACCTTAGGTGAAACGTCTACACGGACCTACGAGAAACGTCTACACGGAACTTGGGTGGCTTTAGTGTTCACTCACAACACAACGGTAGGTCCAGAGTCATAGTAGAaaagacttgctcaaggtgctgtgcagtgggactgaacccgaaatcacgtggttgcataATGAGCATCTTAACCACAGAGACATACCTGCGCCTACATTGGTACAATCTTTATTATTACACACTGAAAGTTTATTGAATCAACTGCCTTCACATTGCAAAGGTTGCGGAAAGATAGTAGGAATAGTTTTGATGATGTAATGAAAGAGATTAGAGTAAGAACTAAAACATACCGATGAtcgaagatataaaagaaaagaacgaaataGCCATGGTTTTGTCTGATTCCTTGACGCTcctgtaaataaatttatatatggtaACGTTACACTGCATTTTCGAAATATGACTGACACGTAAAAATCTTTCTCtgaacacgcgcgcgcaaacatacgtacatacatacatacatacttacacacatatggacCATTGGTAAGGAGTTTGAAAATCCAgcacccaagatacactttcagcttcatacctgtCATTAGTGACACAACAGGATACATACCGACCCATATGGCTGAACCTGGGATCTTGGGGGGAGAGattgcaaatccttaattcagaTGCTACGAATGATCATAATATCTAGAACTACAAAAATTTGCAAgtccttaagatttaaaggatgatagtTAAACGAGCTACTTTCCTTCTCAGTCTTGCTACCAAAGTAGGTGGCCGGCCAAAATTTGctctaaaattaaaaacagaaaaaacatacatacatataggcgtaggagtggctgtgtggtaagtagcttgcttaccaaccacatggtcccgggttcagtcccactgcgtggcatcttgggcaagtgtcttcgactatagcctcgggccgaccaaaaccttgtgagtggatttggtagacagaaactgaaagaagcctgtcgtatatatgtatatatatatatgtatgtgtgtatgtgtttgtatgtttgtatttgtccccccaacatcgcttgacagccgatgctggtgtgtttatgtccccgtaacttagcggttcgacaaaagagaccgatagaataagtactaggcttccaaagaataagtcctggggtcgatttgctcgactaaaggcggtgctccagcatggccacagtcaaaatactgaaacaagtaaaacagtaaaacagtaacagtatacatacatacatacatacatacatacagacatacatacatacataggggagacaaGGAAAGGTATTTGCCGTCATAGAGGTcacagaggtcagctgtcctgatgtgaatatctttttgattttcaaagagaaaaaatacaacTACGGACAACTGTTTCAaaacctccagtttctatatccagattacaaatttacttTTATACCAATAACagttggtgcacttggttttgtgggTAAATGCCTAACTGACAGTCTGGATAatcttggattttcagaaaaagaagtcaGCTAATTCTCACATAACAAATATAATCTGTACgggaaacagtaaaaatatgcaagacttttctcaagtttcaaatgtCACATTGTTATTCGTTATCTACGTTCCAATGATGAAACTTTGTATTTTGTTAGAAATTAGCTCATTCCTCaaagaaacaatttaaataattataataagaggagaaatatacatacatacataatacatacatacatacatacatacatacatacatacatacatacataattgaaaATTACCCAAATATCACAAGTGGAATTTGTGGCAAgaagaatacaaacaaaaacattcgGTGGAGTCAGACAGAGCGTAGAAACGTAAcgtgaaaaaacaacaaacaaagaagTGCACAATGGGAGTTCTGTGTTCAGGtaacaaaaatgtttgtttaattattgCTACAGGAATATTGTATGTCATTATTATATCTAAACTATAGAAGTGATTTAATACCATTAATATTAGAGTAAAGAATTAAGGTAGCGAgcaagtagaatcgttagcacgtagggtaaagtgcttagcagcatttcgttcgtgtttacgctgtgagttcaagttccgcccggatcgactttgccttccatctctttcggggtcgataaaatacgtagcagatcaacactgggatcgatgtaatcgacttaccctgctCCCATTGTAGCAGAGAATTTTTAGGTGAATGTAGCCAAatcagattttgttttatttaccacAGACCAACCATGATCGAaagaaacctatgatcaaagacactccagtcATGCCCATCCTACCTTTTATTTAGACTATATGCCCCTTTCCTATTTCAAATGTGTGAATTGATAGAATTTTTGGTTGCATTTCTAAATGAAGGAGCGAACAGGCATAGGTTTCTTTATGCTCCATATCAGTTATTTCTTTTTAGTCGTGAACTGTCAGAATATGATGAAACTTCCATTACATAGATGATTGTAACAAAGTAAGTGACTATGATACTGAATACCTtggttttaacattaaaaaacacGAGAGTGCCTCTATGCCAGGGGTCAGGGAACATTTTTAatcaattaccccaaaatatatttatttacgccggctttacccccttgatttgaaagggaagaaaatcataaattctttgaattcaaacggtttattgaatctattttattgaatctatttatatgaatcTATTTACACATCCATTTCATTGAACAGATGCagtgttgccagaagaaaaatttctgtcgtaacaaggaatacgttttttatatcattttgctTATGTCTAATGAGACCTTATTActcccaagaatttcatttttacccccaCTGGAGGTAATTTACTCCGGTCCGCCGAGTCTCGTTCTACACTGTTACCCAACAAACTAGAAAATGTTAAAAGACGGGATACATACGACAGGAACGTCTGTGAAAATCGCTCTGCTTTATCCACAACAAAGaagtattgtttataatttattatttgaatttatcGTAATATAATATTACCGTACAACAACAATGGTATTTGAGGCTAAACTTATAGTTGAAGAAATTGCGACTATTGACAGGATCACTGGAACCAGGAAGTCTTTTTCACATTTAACTGGGCACAAACCACTTTTAGCTGTCCTGTTACCCCCAACACATGCGCAGTCGGAAAATGTCTGcaataagaaataatacatacatatatatatatatatctaagcttTTGAAGTATAGAGATAGAGGCGGTCAGAGAAGACagtgaaataaatagaataacCAAAGAATATATGGAAATGCGGATGTTTCTATCAATGTGAATGTGGTTCtgtggttaagtagcttgctttgcaaccacatgattttgatttcaatcccactgcactgCACCTTCTACCATAGAATCAGGCCAAcccatactttgtgagtgaatttgattgacggaaactctAGAAGCCGCTcgtacatatagtgtgtgtgtgtgcgtgtgtgcgtataagtaAAGTTAATCGTCACATCAAAAAGGCAGTTTAACCCCAGGTAGATCTTCCACCAGCTGATTGTCGGTGCGGTGCGGCGCTGCACCCTATATATTACTAGCAGGgagagcgaacccctaccatcctccAGCAGACTTCAGGGTTGCGAGATTGACTCAGTTTCGAGCTAGTTGGCTCATCCTCAGTCGCGCGCACCTGGTCGCCCGAGCGATAGCCAGggtccacattcgagttacctctatttccagatctttctaTTTTGAacgtttctccatttcttttagagaaacatcgtcatctgttggtattgatagatcgatattatcattattattattatcgcaatTCTTAAGGCCGTGACCTTATAAAACTgctagcacgccgggaaaatttcttaaaggcatttcgtccgttctaagctcaaattccgccgaggaagattttgcctttcaccgtttcagagtcgataaaataaatattagttgagCACAGATGTCGACAAGATTGACTGATTCCTCCCCATAATTTGCGGGCCTTATGCCAAAACTTGTATCAAATACTGAAATCTTTGTTTCAAGACCTACTTACCAGTGTCTTGATGTTCTTCACGCGACAACCAGCATAGCAAGGAGATCTAAACATTTGACCATCTTCGCCACATACAGGTTCGTATTGATCTTCTGAACACTCGCAGTCCAAACAATAAGCATTCGGATCGATCGATGTATTATCAAAGCCGTTTGTTAGGTTTAACGATGTCGACCTGTTCACAGAGAAAGCAAACACATTATatagagaatacatacatgcatacatacataacatgtgtATACCCGATGATGGCCAAAACTTCGACGTCACTGTCTATACTATTCcttaatgagaataataaagTAATACTCTGCGAAAGTATGGAATCACCCTacataatgtaaaattgttttattatacttcaacatataaataaacatcaatatatatttggggagtgggggtgtatgtatgtatgtatgtatgtatgtatgtatgtatgtgtgtatgtatgtatgtatgtatattcccgGAATTCAACTTCAGCTGAAAAGTTGTGTATTTTAATAACTAACCATTGATtagattgaaaatattattacttcCTTTGCATAAAATATTAACCAAGCACAACAGAACATGCGCGCTTCTTGGACTTCGTAATAGACTTCTTCCGTAGAAATGTTTCAGTCTTGAATTCTGTAATTACATGCTCAGCCCGGTTTTGCTTTGAAAAATGTTGGCATTTGGGATCCAGTTGATctggtcaatggaacagcctgctcgtgaaattaatgtgcaagtgacacAGCACTCCATAAACACGTGTACTCCTTAATGTAGtttttagggagattcagcgtgacacagagtgtgacaattctggccctttgaaatacagatactactcactTTTGACAGCTGAGTTGAAATATAATGTCCTGAGTGAAATATAAtgtcctgctcaaggacacagcgtactgtcaggtattgaactcacgacctcacgatcgtgagcAAAATAACCTAGCTaataagccatgtaccttcactttTCAAACATGAACTTGCTGGAAATCAAACTGAACATCAATCGTATCGAGCAGGCCAAGATATCCCTAAATCCCAGTCGAAGAGAGTTCGTTAATGAATATAAGCACGGCCTAATCTAAGACTATTGAAAAAAGAATCAACGATCAAACGAATCCTATTGGGATAACCgcagaattaaaacaaaatccCACCAACATGTAGAATTCTGGCATCCACAGGAAAGCTCCAAGAGAATGATGAACATTAATATTAAGATAAcgtaaggcgtcgagctggcagaatcgttagcacgccgggcaatatgcttaggagcatttcgtccctcttaaagttcaaattccaccgaggtcgactttacatttcatccttttgggttcaataaaataagtacctattgagcgctggggccgatgtaatcaactaattgtTGGCCGTCTACCAAAAATTTCAAAccaaatacttaacagcatttcttccgattctttgcgttgtgagttcaaattctgctgagatcgactttaccttccatccttttagtgtcgataaaataagtgctgattgagcactgggatcgatgtaatcgacgtacccccccacccaaaaaaactGCTGGCCgtctgccaaaaatttgaaaccaaatacttaacggtatttcttccgattctttaAGCAACTCTCCACCCGAAACCAACACCATTACTACCattaacaacaaataacaacGTACCTTTTTAATAATGTATTAGATCTTGTTTCTAAATCCGGACAAAAATCAATAAGACAGAACCAGTATAAGCACAATCGGAAAAAAAGTGCGAAAACTGAGAATTTCAGGCAGGCTTTTGGCCCCATTTTGAAGAAGCTGGTGATGGTTCCTCCAAACAGGAATCCAACAGATGCCATCACTATGAGTGTACTACCttgaaggagaaaaagagggaacagctatgatattgatttttaaaaaaaatatattatgaccGTTAgatgaaataatgatttcaaaattcgcggaaggggttaagtcgattacatcgaccccagggcttaactggtacttattttatcgaccctgaaaggatgaaaggtaaagtcgacctcgacagaatttgaacacagactttaaagacgggtgaaatgccgctaagcatattgcccagcgtgccaacgattctgccagcttgctatttTCGTTAGTGAAAATAATGATGGGCTTTATGAGTGTAAATATTATTGTTTGGTTTAATAGTTGTGTTGGAGCTTAAATGAAACCGACAAATATCATCAACGACGGCAGTgcttgaatatattcttaagtccactatttcgtcaatcgcagcagcttccaagtttcaccactaattcagttctcaactaaattgcaaattgttaacagttttaaagaggacacttCCTCaactacactttggcataaatagtttgagatttggttcggtagaaaaaaagttacatcaaaatatgaaGACCTAAAGGAGGGTTGCAAGGCAGATGTTCattttcaattaacataaattttttattttgaaataaaagtatacttttcttaggcttaactgatagaaaaatgcatgagaaaTTCAGAATAGTTAGTCGCAttcaacaaaaattagtagaaaaatgttatgaggtaaaatgtcaTGAAATGTAAAATAAGGAAGGAAGTAAGGGATTAACGCTCCAAGCAAAGAAatagttatatttaaattaatccgTTGTTTGTTataattgttcttgttcttcacttctcattctctctctctctctNNNNNNNNNNNNNNNNactacactttggcataaatagtttgagatttggttcggtagaaaaaaagttacatcaaaatatgaaGACCTAAAGGAGGGTTGCAAGGCAGATGTTCattttcaattaacataaattttttattttgaaattcttcTTTAATATTAGAATtacttttttaattcattttaattaattttaagaatatatttataaaatgaatcCTTACATTCcaaagcggcaagctggcagaaacgttagcccgccggacAAAAAtgattaacggtatttcgtctgtctttatgttctgagttcaaattccgccgagaccaactttacctttcgtatattttatttttttaattagatatttaataaagttatttttaatatgctgttgaattagggtaagtttaacttttattattgattttctctttcagctttaattaacttgctttttgcttttgtttatttgcttttcttttgtagTTGCTTTCCCTTatctttttagttaattatttaatcaggtTGGTTCATTAATGTGTTATATGCTTCAGATATATGCATCTAAATTTATTGGGGCAGGAATATTGTCAGTTTTGGCTGTCTCTAAGGCTGTCCAGAAAAGGTATTGGTTAAAAGTtcttatattctaaatttactttttaaatttcaaaattaattaaaagggatttttcataaactaaatttatattaatgggaTGTAGGCAATTTTAACTTGTGTATATCtgatatgcttttataattactgttgtattgaataattattgatagatCTAGATTAACAGCAGTCAGTGCTATTATCACCAACtcaaaaattaggttacttaaggtgagcttGTAACTAGTTTTGGGGTCTCGTTGTTTGTAATATTTGGTGAGCAATGGttgcaaccaacaacatggtaaaaattcctgccattaatttggtgtgcatgggtaatatcaaataattcaatcacaacaaatatttgaattaaacatgaaaaaaaattgaaatattatcatcacttacatggaaaaattgaaatattatctttcagaaTTTTATAGGGtaaaattctaaattattttaaattgttacGGAAAAGTACCCAGTAAACTGTGTCAAGTTGTTgtcgttatgaagggcatccagctgtaaaaaagcATGCATTGGGGCTCGACGCAGTCGAAGGtttcacgcagtggaactgaacccgggagaatgtggttggaaagcaagcatcttaccacacagtcacaccagcTTACTATTTAAAATTAGATAACTGGTTGACTGTATTATCaacgaaatattaatatatatgatgtgGGCGTTGCTGGATAGTAAGAACTTTGAttgagcaaatgccttctactataacgtcGAGCCAACAAATACCTTGGGATTAAATTTGGTTAACGGAATCTGAAatactcgtcgtatatatatatatgtgtgtgtgtgagagagagagagagagagagagagagagagtgtgtgtgtgtgtgtgtgtgtgtgtgtgtgtgtgtgtgtgtgtgtgtgtgtgtgtgtgtgtgNNNNNNNNNNNNNNNNNNNNNNNNNNNNNNNNNNNNNNNNNNNNNNNNNNNNNNNNNNNNNNNNNNNNNNNNNNNNNNNNNNNNNNNNNNNNNNNNNNNNNNNNNNNNNNNNNNNNNNNNNNNNNNNNNNNNNNNNNNNNNNNNNNNNNNNNNNNNNNNNNNNNNNNNNNNNNNNNNNNNNNNNNNNNNNNNNNNNNNNNNNNNNNNNNNNNNNNNNNNNNNNNNNNNNNNNNNNNNNNNNNNNNNNNNNNNNNNNNNNNNNNNNNNNNNNNNNNNNNNNNNNNNNNNNNNNNNNNNNNNNNNNNNNNNNNNNNNNNNNNNNNNNNNNNNNNNNNNNNNNNNNNNNNNNNNNNNNNNNNNNNNNNNNNNNNNNNNNNNNNNNNNNNNNNNNNNNNNNNNNNNNNNNNNNNNNNNNNNNNNNNNNNNNNNNNNNNNNNNNNNNNNNNNNNNNNNNNNNNNNNNNNNNNNNNNNNNNNNNNNNNNNNNNNNNNNNNNNNNNNNNNNNNNNNNNNNNNNNNNNNNNNNNNNNNNNNNNNNNNNNNNNNNNNNNNNNNNNNNNNNNNNNNNNNNNNNNNNNNNNNNNNNNNNNNNNNNNNNNNNNNNNNNNGGCTGTGCACTGTCCGAAACgctatactttaaaaaaaaaggtcagCGGTCGATTCGTCCGACCAAAACCCTTCAAATTGGTGTTCCAAAATGGCGGCTATGCACTgtccgaaacaagtaaaaggcaaaggATATAAGACAATAACTATTTTGTGAAAACGTAATGCTTACCAAAAATTATGTTAGCTTTCCAAGTCGGCCATCGAAATTCATGCTCAAAGTATTTCGGCAAAAATGCGATGCCACCAGATGAGTTAAATGAATTAATTCCAGTTTCCAGGGCAATGATTATGAGCATTGGGTTCTGAAAGAAGCGCCCGAATGTTAACAATAGGTCTTCATTCGGATTCATGAAAGGCGTTAGAATTAGAATGCATGCAATGTATCCTGTCActtaatggtattttttatatatatatatgtgtgtgtgtgtgtgtgtgcgtgtgcgtgtgcgtgtgtgtgtgtgtgtgtgcgtgtgtgtgcgtgtgcgtgtgcgtgtgtgtgtgtgtgtgtgtgtgcatctatatgtatgtatgtacgtatgtatgtgtgtgtattggggtcatcattacctttattattattattattattattattattattattattattatcattattattattattattattattattattattattatcatcatcgttatcattattattattattattattattattattattattattattattattattgttatcatctccctttcattcaacctcttttttccAGTCATCTCGCCATGTTGGACCGTTGAACTCCacacttcttttctctctccgtttttctccattttctctccaatttttcctcttaatcttttctgtcgaagagcgtacgtaaaagacttttccaaacgtaaaagacttttccattcttcacgAGCCCTaatctaatacacctgcttgNNNNNNNNNNNNNNNNNNNNNNNNNNNNNNNNNNNNNNNNNNNNNNNNNNNNNNNNNNNNNNNNNNNNNNNNNNNNNNNNNNNNNNNNNNNNNNNNNNNNNNNNNNNNNNNNNNNNNNNNNNNNNNNNNNNNNNNNNNNNNNNNNNNNNNNNNNNNNNNNNNNNNNNNNNNNNNNNNNNNNNNNNNNNNNNNNNNNNNNNNNNNNNNNNNNNNNNNNNNNNNNNNNNNNNNNNNNNNNNNNNNNNNNNNNNNNNNNNNNNNNNNNNNNNNNNNNNNNNNNNNNNNNNNNNNNNNNNNNNNNNNNNNNNNNNNNNNNNNNNNNNNNNNNNNNNNNNNNNNNNNNNNNNNNNNNNNNNNNNNNNNNNNNNNNNNNNNNNNNNNNNNNNNNNNNNNNNNNNNNNNNNNNNNNNNNNNNNNNNNNNNNNNNNNNNNNNNNNNNNNNNNNNNNNNNNNNNNNNNNNNNNNNNNNNNNNNNNNNNNNNNNNNNNNNNNNNNNNNNNNNNNNNNNNNNNNNNNNNNNNNNaatgacataattacctcgtgctacggatgaaagcaaagcaacagttaaggagtggcatattttaccatgacagacacgtacacagcatcgaatcccacgatgtgagtgaaagctgctctcactgtattgtccggtgtctggtaatcccttcgataccgacatcaaaccaaaaaaagaatcctgaccacagagtgtgggtaattatatcaaatgtcactggcaatgtgcattcagctgattgcaactgttaaagcaagtcactgagcatgcgtacatgtcatacgggagagttccaatcaggggtggataacaccttataggaaagccctatatatatagttgaaatttacagagaaaacaaaagacgaagacaggtgtataaacaacaaggaGGTGTATtggtttgacgctcgggaaagtgaaaaagtcttttacgtttcgatcctacgctcttcgacagaaaggaacacgaggaaataatcaaagacagaataaaagaaaaaaatgtggatTAGCGGTCAATCATTGCGACTGGTAAGAGAAgacgaaaaggaaaagaaagagagagagggggaagttaCAACGTACGGAGTAAGGAAAAACAGcgagaaaaaacagaaagttcAGGTAGTAGTAAATCCAAAATGTAGGAGGTTAAAGCAGGATAAAACTGGTGcgatcacgcacacacacacacacacacacacacacacacacagatatatatatatatatatatatatataNNNNNNNNNNNNNNNNNN
This genomic interval from Octopus bimaculoides isolate UCB-OBI-ISO-001 chromosome 4, ASM119413v2, whole genome shotgun sequence contains the following:
- the LOC106873616 gene encoding solute carrier organic anion transporter family member 2A1 isoform X2; the encoded protein is MTESNPADDNQFQVEIISPQPENKCFNLKSFAVIVGFANLLIFSVNSYLGSQITTIEKRFNLASSDSGLLMSGNDIGFLVTSLFLTYLLKDTHRPKLLGISGVLSGLACMICSLPHFVTPKSNAETTSNISAIIVEKELSYCESSMNANETCAQNEVDETTYSKNIAFGLILMSTFFIGVCKSPRTALTTAYIDDNTESVYTNAYISIVTAIGVIGPVLAFIIGGMFSRIYVTLEHKKKEIIKKQTRKLSVKDLLLTFGRFFQNPMLIIIALETGINSFNSSGGIAFLPKYFEHEFRWPTWKANIIFGSTLIVMASVGFLFGGTITSFFKMGPKACLKFSVFALFFRLCLYWFCLIDFCPDLETRSNTLLKRSTSLNLTNGFDNTSIDPNAYCLDCECSEDQYEPVCGEDGQMFRSPCYAGCRVKNIKTLTFSDCACVGGNRTAKSGLCPVKCEKDFLVPVILSIVAISSTISLASNTIVVVRSVKESDKTMAISFFSFISSIIGWLPAPPAFGYVVDSSCKTWSKLACEQKGACKEYDMDTFRYRFFLLQCGLSSLAFLLKFVAAVIGLKSKRYFTEEKSEINSAN
- the LOC106873616 gene encoding solute carrier organic anion transporter family member 2A1 isoform X1, yielding MTESNPADDNQFQVEIISPQPENKCFNLKSFAVIVGFANLLIFSVNSYLGSQITTIEKRFNLASSDSGLLMSGNDIGFLVTSLFLTYLLKDTHRPKLLGISGVLSGLACMICSLPHFVTPKSNAETTSNISAIIVEKELSYCESSMNANETCAQNEVDETTYSKNIAFGLILMSTFFIGVCKSPRTALTTAYIDDNTESVYTNAYISIVTAIGVIGPVLAFIIGGMFSRIYVTLEPTNITPLNPEWIGAWWLGFVVFGVVSVLFSFILCIFPDKKKEIIKKQTRKLSVKDLLLTFGRFFQNPMLIIIALETGINSFNSSGGIAFLPKYFEHEFRWPTWKANIIFGSTLIVMASVGFLFGGTITSFFKMGPKACLKFSVFALFFRLCLYWFCLIDFCPDLETRSNTLLKRSTSLNLTNGFDNTSIDPNAYCLDCECSEDQYEPVCGEDGQMFRSPCYAGCRVKNIKTLTFSDCACVGGNRTAKSGLCPVKCEKDFLVPVILSIVAISSTISLASNTIVVVRSVKESDKTMAISFFSFISSIIGWLPAPPAFGYVVDSSCKTWSKLACEQKGACKEYDMDTFRYRFFLLQCGLSSLAFLLKFVAAVIGLKSKRYFTEEKSEINSAN